The Thermoflexus sp. genome segment GTCAGAGGTCGAAGGCGTCCCCTTTATTCATCGAAACCCCAACCACAGGCTTATAGGGAATCATAATGCAGGTCGGTCCCGAGATCCATCCGGATAATCCCGGAGACAGTGAGGAAAGCACTATGCCGACCGAGGGATCCACAGGGGGTGTTCGAGAGGCGAGGCCAGATCCTATAGCCGGAGTCCCGGTTTCCAGTCCGCATCGCTTGCAGCGGCTTTTCAGAAGGCAGGGGGTTTTCGCGACAGGCAACCGGTGAGGGGTTCGAGAACCATAGAGGCGTAAGAGGCGGGCGGATCTGTGGACAGCGTAAGGGGAAGGGCAAACTCTTATACTCTTATTATGAGGGCCCGCTCCTCCCCCTGGCCCTGGCGCACCGTCAACCCGCGAAGGAGCCCAATCCTCCGAGCAGCCGAGCTCCGCTCCATCCCCCCAGCGTGAGCAGGGTCAATCCGCATAACAGGGTCAGGACGCGCAGAACCCCGGGGGAGAGCCGCTGGATGCTCCCCCGGGTCGCCAGACCCAGCACCCCCACCCACAGGATGCTCCCCGTCGTGAAGCCTCCATAGAACATCGCCACCGTCGAAGGCGTGACCTCCGGGATCCCCAGGCGGAGCATCGTGGAGGAGATGGCCGCGAACCAGAGGAGGACCATCGGATTCGTCAGGGTGATCGCCATCCCGGTGAGGAACAGGCGGGAGGATGAGGCCATCGGTTTCAGGGAAACCGTCACTCCCCGCCACGCGTCCCGAAGGGTCAGTCCTCCCAATCCGATCAGCAGGACGGCTCCGGCCGCCGCGAGGCCCGTTCCCAGGGCCGGCCATTGAGAAAGAAGGGTTGCCGCCCCCAGCAGGCTCAGGGTGAAGTAGGTGAGATCCCCCGCCACCGTCCCCAGGCCGGTGAGGATTGCCCCTCTCCACCCGCTGCGAAGCCCCGCCCGCAGAATGGCCAGATTCCCCGGCCCCAAGGGGATAGAGAGGGAAAGGCTGAGCAACAACCCGCGAAGGAAGATCCACTCCATGGAGCCCTCCGATGGGAACAGGGGAATACACGGGGGCGGGAGGGCAAGCCCTCCCGCCCCCGATCCGACAGGAGACCCTGTTCAGGCACTATAGTAGAGGTAGAACTCATACGGATGCGGCCGGAGGCGGATGGCGTCCACCTCTTTGCGTTTGAGCTCGATCCAGGTCTCGATCACATCGGGGGTGAAAACACCGCCCTTGAGCAGGAACTCATGATCCCGCTCCAGGGCCCGCAGGGCTTCGTCCAGGGAGCCCGGCACCTGTTTGATCCGGCGTGCTTCCTCCGGCGACAGCTCATAGAGATCCACATCCACCGGGTCTCCCGGATCGATGCGGTTCTGGATGCCATCCAGCCCGGCCATCAGGATGGCGGCGAAGGCCAGATAGGGGTTCGCCGAGGGATCCGGGCAGCGATACTCGATCCGCTTGGCCTTGGGGGAATCCGAATACATCGGGATGCGGATGCCGGCGCTGCGGTTGCGCCGGGAGTAGACCAGGTTCACCGGCGCCTCATACCCGGGGACCAGCCGGCGATAGGAGTTGGTGGTGGGAGCGCAGAAGGCCAGCAGGGCCGGCGTGTGATAGAGGATCCCGCCGATGTAATAGCGGGCCAGCTCCGAGAGGCCCGCGTAGCCCCGCTCATCCCAGAAGAGATTGCGGCCCTCCTTCCACAGGCTCTGATGCACGTGCATCCCCGACCCGTTGTCCCCGAAGAGCGGCTTGGGCATGAAGGTGGCGGTCTTCCCATGGGCCCGGGCCACATTCTTAATGATGTATTTATACATCATCACCTG includes the following:
- a CDS encoding LysE family transporter — translated: MEWIFLRGLLLSLSLSIPLGPGNLAILRAGLRSGWRGAILTGLGTVAGDLTYFTLSLLGAATLLSQWPALGTGLAAAGAVLLIGLGGLTLRDAWRGVTVSLKPMASSSRLFLTGMAITLTNPMVLLWFAAISSTMLRLGIPEVTPSTVAMFYGGFTTGSILWVGVLGLATRGSIQRLSPGVLRVLTLLCGLTLLTLGGWSGARLLGGLGSFAG